The proteins below come from a single Osmerus mordax isolate fOsmMor3 chromosome 3, fOsmMor3.pri, whole genome shotgun sequence genomic window:
- the LOC136937489 gene encoding far upstream element-binding protein 2-like isoform X4, which yields MSEYGAVPPPGAGSVLGGQAAIGNGGGIKKDAFADAVQRARQIAAKIGGDTGVPPMNNSNASDGFPFSAQKRQLEDPDQPESKKMATQSDIDSATALSIGAQLAALAQQSSSRPSSTSEEYSVPDSMVGLIIGRGGEQINKIQQESGCKVQIAPDSGGLPERSVSLTGSPDSIQKAKMLLDEIVSRGRGTPPSSFHEATNGQSGSVQEMMIPAGKAGLIIGKGGETIKQLQERAGVKMILIQDASQGPDMDKPLRIIGEPYKVQQAQELVQEILRERDHPGYGDRGEYGSRMGGGGGGGMDVPVPRHSVGVVIGRSGEMIKKIQNDAGVRIQFKPDDGTGPDKIAHIMGPPDRCDHAAQIINELLQSIRVREEEQGGPPGPPGMPPGNRGRGRGQGSWGPPGGEMTFSIPAHKCGLVIGRGGENVKSINQQTGAFVEISRQPPPNGDPNFKLFVIRGSPQQIDHAKQLIEDKIEGPLCPVGPGPGGPGPAGPMGPYNPNPYNPGPPGAPGPHGGPPGPHQYPPQGWGNTYQQWQPQAPHDPKTTSRESSPL from the exons ATGTCAGAGTACGGTGCGGTACCACCACCGGGGGCCGGGTCAGTTCTCGGCGGTCAGGCAGCAATAGGGAACGGTGGAGGAATAAAAAAAGATGCCTTTGCCGACGCAGTACAACGGGCCCGGCAG ATTGCTGCAAAGATTGGTGGCGATACTGGAGTGCCCCCTATGAACAACAGTAATGCATCTGATGGCTTTCCATTCTCTGCACAAAAAAGACAGTTGGAAGACCCAG ATCAACCGGAGAGTAAGAAGATGGCTACACAGAGTGATATTGACTCAGCCACAGCATTAT CTATTGGAGCACAACTGGCCGCTCTTGCCCAGCAAAG TAGCAGCAGACCCTCTTCCACCTCAGAGGAATACAGCGTTCCTGATAGCATGGTCGGACTCA tTATCGgccggggaggagagcagatcaATAAGATCCAGCAGGAGTCGGGCTGCAAGGTTCAGATAGCTCCAG ACAGTGGAGGTCTACCAGAGAGGAGCGTCTCTCTCACAGGGTCCCCTGACTCCATACA GAAAGCTAAAATGCTGTTGGACGAGATTGTGTCTCGAGGGAGGggcacacctccctcctccttccacgaGGCGACCAATGGGCAGAGCGGCTCTGTGCAGGAGATGATGATCCCTGCTGGCAAGGCTGGCCTCATCATCGGCAAGGGAGGAGAGACCATCAAACAGTTACAG GAGCGTGCTGGGGTGAAGATGATTCTAATCCAGGATGCCTCTCAGGGACCCGACATGGACAAGCCCCTGCGCATCATCGGAGAACCATACAAAGTCCAG CAAGCCCAGGAGCTGGTTCAGGAGATCCTGAGGGAGAGGGATCACCCCGGTTACGGAGACAGGGGCGAGTATGGCTCCCgcatgggggggggaggaggaggaggcatggAC GTCCCGGTGCCTCGACACTCTGTGGGTGTGGTGATTGGACGCAGTGGGGAGATGATCAAGAAAATTCAAAATGATGCTGGAGTTAGGATACAGTTCAAACCAG ATGACGGCACAGGTCCTGATAAGATAGCTCACATCATGGGCCCTCCTGATCGCTGTGATCACGCGGCCCAGATCATCAACGAACTGCTGCAGAGCATCCgggtcagggaggaggagcaaggG gGACCCCCTGGTCCTCCAGGCATGCCCCCAGGGAACAGGGGCCGTGGCCGGGGTCAGGGCAGCTGGGGTCCCCCCGGGGGAGAGATGACCTTCTCCATCCCAGCCCACAAGTGTGGCCTGGTGAtcggcaggggaggggagaacgtCAAGTCCATCAACCAGCAGACGGGGGCGTTCGTGGAGATCTCCCGTCAGCCACCGCCCAACGGAGACCCCAACTTCAAGCTCTTTGTCATCAGGGGTTCCCCCCAGCAGATTGACCATGCCAAGCAGCTAATTGAGGACAAGATCGAG GGTCCTCTGTGTCCTGTAGGCCCAGGTCCTGGAGGGCCGGGCCCTGCTGGTCCTATGGGGCCCtacaaccctaacccctacAACCCTGGACCACCTGGGGCCCCTGGCCCACA
- the LOC136937489 gene encoding far upstream element-binding protein 2-like isoform X3 gives MSEYGAVPPPGAGSVLGGQAAIGNGGGIKKDAFADAVQRARQIAAKIGGDTGVPPMNNSNASDGFPFSAQKRQLEDPDQPESKKMATQSDIDSATALSIGAQLAALAQQSSSRPSSTSEEYSVPDSMVGLIIGRGGEQINKIQQESGCKVQIAPDSGGLPERSVSLTGSPDSIQKAKMLLDEIVSRGRGTPPSSFHEATNGQSGSVQEMMIPAGKAGLIIGKGGETIKQLQERAGVKMILIQDASQGPDMDKPLRIIGEPYKVQQAQELVQEILRERDHPGYGDRGEYGSRMGGGGGGGMDVPVPRHSVGVVIGRSGEMIKKIQNDAGVRIQFKPDDGTGPDKIAHIMGPPDRCDHAAQIINELLQSIRVREEEQGGPPGPPGMPPGNRGRGRGQGSWGPPGGEMTFSIPAHKCGLVIGRGGENVKSINQQTGAFVEISRQPPPNGDPNFKLFVIRGSPQQIDHAKQLIEDKIEGPLCPVGPGPGGPGPAGPMGPYNPNPYNPGPPGAPGPHGGPPGPHQYPPQGWGNTYQQWQPQAPHDPTETTSRESSPL, from the exons ATGTCAGAGTACGGTGCGGTACCACCACCGGGGGCCGGGTCAGTTCTCGGCGGTCAGGCAGCAATAGGGAACGGTGGAGGAATAAAAAAAGATGCCTTTGCCGACGCAGTACAACGGGCCCGGCAG ATTGCTGCAAAGATTGGTGGCGATACTGGAGTGCCCCCTATGAACAACAGTAATGCATCTGATGGCTTTCCATTCTCTGCACAAAAAAGACAGTTGGAAGACCCAG ATCAACCGGAGAGTAAGAAGATGGCTACACAGAGTGATATTGACTCAGCCACAGCATTAT CTATTGGAGCACAACTGGCCGCTCTTGCCCAGCAAAG TAGCAGCAGACCCTCTTCCACCTCAGAGGAATACAGCGTTCCTGATAGCATGGTCGGACTCA tTATCGgccggggaggagagcagatcaATAAGATCCAGCAGGAGTCGGGCTGCAAGGTTCAGATAGCTCCAG ACAGTGGAGGTCTACCAGAGAGGAGCGTCTCTCTCACAGGGTCCCCTGACTCCATACA GAAAGCTAAAATGCTGTTGGACGAGATTGTGTCTCGAGGGAGGggcacacctccctcctccttccacgaGGCGACCAATGGGCAGAGCGGCTCTGTGCAGGAGATGATGATCCCTGCTGGCAAGGCTGGCCTCATCATCGGCAAGGGAGGAGAGACCATCAAACAGTTACAG GAGCGTGCTGGGGTGAAGATGATTCTAATCCAGGATGCCTCTCAGGGACCCGACATGGACAAGCCCCTGCGCATCATCGGAGAACCATACAAAGTCCAG CAAGCCCAGGAGCTGGTTCAGGAGATCCTGAGGGAGAGGGATCACCCCGGTTACGGAGACAGGGGCGAGTATGGCTCCCgcatgggggggggaggaggaggaggcatggAC GTCCCGGTGCCTCGACACTCTGTGGGTGTGGTGATTGGACGCAGTGGGGAGATGATCAAGAAAATTCAAAATGATGCTGGAGTTAGGATACAGTTCAAACCAG ATGACGGCACAGGTCCTGATAAGATAGCTCACATCATGGGCCCTCCTGATCGCTGTGATCACGCGGCCCAGATCATCAACGAACTGCTGCAGAGCATCCgggtcagggaggaggagcaaggG gGACCCCCTGGTCCTCCAGGCATGCCCCCAGGGAACAGGGGCCGTGGCCGGGGTCAGGGCAGCTGGGGTCCCCCCGGGGGAGAGATGACCTTCTCCATCCCAGCCCACAAGTGTGGCCTGGTGAtcggcaggggaggggagaacgtCAAGTCCATCAACCAGCAGACGGGGGCGTTCGTGGAGATCTCCCGTCAGCCACCGCCCAACGGAGACCCCAACTTCAAGCTCTTTGTCATCAGGGGTTCCCCCCAGCAGATTGACCATGCCAAGCAGCTAATTGAGGACAAGATCGAG GGTCCTCTGTGTCCTGTAGGCCCAGGTCCTGGAGGGCCGGGCCCTGCTGGTCCTATGGGGCCCtacaaccctaacccctacAACCCTGGACCACCTGGGGCCCCTGGCCCACA